One Cumulibacter manganitolerans genomic window, TCCTGCTCGCCTCCTTGATCGCCTCGGTGCTGGGCGCGATCCTGGTCAAGACGCGTGACCGCTTCCATGCCGCCAGGGACGGCGAGGACCCAGAATGACCACACGCGGGCACCGAGTTCCCTAGACTCGCAAGCAGATCGAACGATGGCCGGCCGGCACACTCGGCCACTGATGTGCAGGAGATGACGGATGTCGACACCACGCCCACGCCACGCAGCCGACGATCTCGAGGTCGCCCATCCCAGCGTCGGGACCCTGGTGAAGGAGGCCTCCACCCACTTCTCCACCCTGATCCGCTCCGAGCTCGAGCTCGCGAAGACCGAGGTCAAGGCCGAGGTGAAGAAGGGCGTGACCGGATCGGGCCTGCTCGCCGCCGCCGGCGCGGTGGCCGCGCTGTCGATCCCGTTCTTCTTCGTGGTCCTCGCCGAGGGGCTCGTCGCGATCGGGCTGCCGCGCTGGCTCGCCTACCTGATCGTGTTCGTGCTGTTCATGCTCATCGCCGGCGTGCTCGCGATGATCGGCCTGAAGAAGGTCAAGAAGGTCCGCGCCCCCGAGCGCACGATCGACAGCATGAAGCGCAACAAGGAGCTGGTGGACGCCGTCAAGTCGCCTGACGAGCCGCTGGGCAAGCACTCCCTGCCGCGGCGCTAGCCCGGCGGGCGCATGACCCCGACCGAGCCGAACGACCTGCTGCTGC contains:
- a CDS encoding phage holin family protein, whose protein sequence is MSTPRPRHAADDLEVAHPSVGTLVKEASTHFSTLIRSELELAKTEVKAEVKKGVTGSGLLAAAGAVAALSIPFFFVVLAEGLVAIGLPRWLAYLIVFVLFMLIAGVLAMIGLKKVKKVRAPERTIDSMKRNKELVDAVKSPDEPLGKHSLPRR